CCTTGGCAAATTAATTGACTCTGCTTTTCTAATCACTTCCTCAATTTCCTTTCTAAGGTTTTCTATAACACCTTTATCTAGATATATCTTGGCTATTCTCATAATATCTGTTTTCAACACTATGTGTTTTGGTAGCCAAAAGCCCCATCTAACCCAAAATTCTTCCTTAGCGCTAAATATTTTTCCGAAATCCTTTCTAATCTCCAAAACCTCTTTCGCTTCACCTGTTAGCGCCATCCACTTCTCCTCCCATTCACCACTACCCTCAGCAATTTCCATAGAAGCTAAGATAAGTGGATCGAGATACTGAAACAGACACTCACTTCCATCATCACCCCACGCAGTTATGAGAAACCCTTCAACACTTGGATCATTTTTTGCAGCTGCAAAAAAGTTTCTAAGATTCTCTAGTGCTGTTGGATAATCTGGGTAAAACCTATTCCAATTCCATAAACCAGGTGCAATAATTTGCCTCAAGCCCTTATCACTTATAATCTTTATAGAGTTTTTGAAATGCTCAACTGGTCTTGGAGTATAATCCCAATTAACAACAATTGTTTCTCTCCATATTGGGCTTTCCAAGATGCTTCTCCACACCTCTTTCTCACTTTCTCTCAAGTAGGCTGCTGTTATCATGTCCCCCCAAATCATAGGCTTCTTCCCATGCTCCTTAACAACACTTACCAACATCTTTGTATGCTCCTCATACAGCTTCGGCCCCTCAAATCTAAGTGTTTTGTCTAAGCTTTTGCCTCTTCCAAGAGCCCAGGTTTCATCACCACCAATATGTATATACTCTGATGGAAAGAACTCAACCACTTCCTTCAAAAGATCTTTAGCAAAGTTCCTAGCCTCCTCATCAGAAGCATCTAGCACACCCTCAGCTGGGTTGTGCCATTCACTAAATTTCCTGTATGGGGGTAAAACAAGTATTCTTTCCATATGTCCTAAGAGTTCTAGAGATGGTATAACCTCTACACCAAGTTTCTTACCATATTCAATGACTTCTCTAAGCTCTTCCCTACTATACCTGCCTCTAACAACACCAATATCCTTGTATTTTTCCCATGGAAACAAATCCTCTAGATATAATGCGAGGTAATTGTATTTCAATATGTAAAGCCATTTCAACAATTTTTTGAGTGTGTTTACTGTTGGAACTCCACCTCTAGCAACATCCAGATGAAAACCTCTAAACCTATACCTAAACTCTTCAACAACTTTAACCTTTGGCAGCATTCCTCTTCCCTGCATAACAAGCTGAAGAATGGTTGCATAAGCTATTTTTTCGTCACCCCATATCCTAACAACACCTTTTTCAATAACAACACCTGATCCACTACCCTCAGTTTTCTCAACAACCCAACTACCTTTGCCAATACCAAACTCCTTTGCTAAAAACTCTGGAAAGTTTTGAAAACCATCAAAGTCATACCAAGTACCATCAAATTCAATCATCTTTGGCTCAGGAACAATATATACCTTCTTCACGAACCTCACCACAAACAATATTAAAAACACAAACTTAAATTTTTTATTAATCTGTTATCTGGATACGAGTTGGAGGTTGCAAATTTATGTCTGTAGAGATATCGATAGATCTTGGTAAGGAGGTACTAGAAAGGGTTCTGAGAAGAAATGTTGATGAAGCTGTAATAAGACTTCAAGAAAGAGTTTATGAGTTGATTGTTTTTGATAACGGGGTTTTGAGAAGCTATGGTGTTTCTAGAGTTGTTGGCATTGGTATACAGGTTTTTGTAAATGGTTTTACAGGGTATAGCTACACTTCTTCACTGTCTCGGGAAAGCATTGAATCTGCTATTGATAGAGCTGTTAAAAGTGCTAGAACCTTAGCTCTTGTTGCAAAACCAAGGAAGTTTGCTGAAGTTTCCAATGTTAAAGGATTTTACAAAACAAGTTATTCTGAAAACCCATTTTCTGTGGATTCCTCTGAGAAAATATCTCTAATCAAGGAGCTTAATATTAATGCTATGAAGAAACCTGGTATTGTTTCAGCTTTGACTAGACTTGGATGCGAAAGAGATAGAAGAGTTATTGTCTCTAGCAAAGGTATTGAGGTATTCAATGAGGTTACAATGGTTGGCTTGAGTCACATGGCTGTTGCAAAATCTGGAGAAATTATGGAGAGGGTTTATGATCAGAAAACATTTGTTGGAGGCTATGAAAAAATAAGGTCATTTGATTGGATGAGCTTTGTAGATGAGGTTAATGACCTAGCTGTAAAAGCATCTATGGCATCTGCGCCAAAGGCTGGTGTTTACAGAGCTGTTGTTGATAATGAGTTGATTGGTTTATTGCTTCACGAAGCCTTTGGCCATGCTTCAGAAGGTGACTCTGTTCTATACAATGTATCTGTTTTGAAGGGTAGAGTAGGTGAGAAGGTGGCTAGTGAGTCTGTAACAATTGTTGATGATGGCTCTGTTGAGGGTGGTTATCCTATTCACTATGATGATGAAGGTGCTGAGAAAAAGAAAACAGTTATTGTTGACAAAGGCATTTTAAAAACATTTTTAAGTAGCAGATATGTTGCTGGAGAGCTTGGCATAGGGCTTACAGGTAATGCACGAGCCCAGGACATAACATTCAATGCTATTGTGAGACAAACAAACTTCTATATGCTTCCTGGTGATGCGAAAGTTGATGAGCTTTTTGAAGGCATTTCAGAAGGTATTTATCTTAGGGGTAGAGGGGCTATGGGCGGCCAGGTTGATCCATCTATGGGCACATTCACTTTCAATGTTGGCCCCTCATATATTATTAAGAATGGTGAGATAGAAAAGCTTGTGAGAGGTGTAACAGTATCTGGAAACATATTGGATGTTCTAAAGAATGTTGAGCTAGTTGCAAATGATTTAAAGGTTTCTACAAGTGTTTTTGGTGGTTGTGGAAAAGCTTCGCAGCTTGTAAGAGTTGGTGATGGGGGTCCACATATAAGAGTTTCTAAAATTGTTGTAGGTGGTGAGTAAAGAATGAACATTGTTGAAATTGTTGAAAGAGGAGTTAGAAAAGCAGAATCTCTTGGTGTTTCCGAAGCTGAAGTCTATGTTGTTAGAGAGCATTCAATGTCCGTAGCTGGTGATGTGAGAGGTGTGGAATCTATAGTTAGTGGAGAGTCTGTAAGTGCATTTGCGAGAATTGTAATTGGTAAAAAGCTTTCTGTTCAAGGATCAATGATATCCACTCCAAGTGATATTGATGTACTTATTGAAAATGCTGTGAAAATAGCTAAGGTATCTTCAGAAGACCCAAAATGGGTTTCTTTACCAAAGAGACTTGGCTTATCAATGATATTTGACATTGTTGATGAAAGGATTAGAAATCCTGATATAGGTTTCTATACAGAGATTGTTAAAGAAGCTCTTGAAAAGCCTAAACAGTTTGGCAAAATCGCTTTTACAAATATTGCTGAGGTTTCGTTAACCTTTTCTGAAAGAGCTATTGGCAATAGCTATCAACAGCCAGTGTCCTGCGAAAAAACAGATTTTGTGTTTTCAATAAATGTGAAGGCTGTTGATGAAGGTGCAGAATCAAGTTTCTCTAGTTATTATCATGCACCAACACTAAGAGAGTTCAATATGAGTAAAGTTGTTGAAGAAGCAACAAATGTTGCCACCTCAACCTTAAGGGCAAGACCAGTTGAAACTGGCAAATACCAAGTTATTTTCATGCCAAGAGTATTTGCATCTGTTTTGCAAGCTCTTATAGTTCCAGCTATTAGAGCTGATATGGTTCAGAAAAACAGGTCTCCACTAGCAAACAAATTGTTTTCAGAAATTATTTCACAGGAAATAACATTGATAGATGATGGTGCAGCGCCCAACATGGCTGGCTCTAGTCCATTTGATGACGAGGGTGTTGCAACA
Above is a genomic segment from Ignisphaera cupida containing:
- a CDS encoding TldD/PmbA family protein, with product MSVEISIDLGKEVLERVLRRNVDEAVIRLQERVYELIVFDNGVLRSYGVSRVVGIGIQVFVNGFTGYSYTSSLSRESIESAIDRAVKSARTLALVAKPRKFAEVSNVKGFYKTSYSENPFSVDSSEKISLIKELNINAMKKPGIVSALTRLGCERDRRVIVSSKGIEVFNEVTMVGLSHMAVAKSGEIMERVYDQKTFVGGYEKIRSFDWMSFVDEVNDLAVKASMASAPKAGVYRAVVDNELIGLLLHEAFGHASEGDSVLYNVSVLKGRVGEKVASESVTIVDDGSVEGGYPIHYDDEGAEKKKTVIVDKGILKTFLSSRYVAGELGIGLTGNARAQDITFNAIVRQTNFYMLPGDAKVDELFEGISEGIYLRGRGAMGGQVDPSMGTFTFNVGPSYIIKNGEIEKLVRGVTVSGNILDVLKNVELVANDLKVSTSVFGGCGKASQLVRVGDGGPHIRVSKIVVGGE
- a CDS encoding TldD/PmbA family protein, which gives rise to MNIVEIVERGVRKAESLGVSEAEVYVVREHSMSVAGDVRGVESIVSGESVSAFARIVIGKKLSVQGSMISTPSDIDVLIENAVKIAKVSSEDPKWVSLPKRLGLSMIFDIVDERIRNPDIGFYTEIVKEALEKPKQFGKIAFTNIAEVSLTFSERAIGNSYQQPVSCEKTDFVFSINVKAVDEGAESSFSSYYHAPTLREFNMSKVVEEATNVATSTLRARPVETGKYQVIFMPRVFASVLQALIVPAIRADMVQKNRSPLANKLFSEIISQEITLIDDGAAPNMAGSSPFDDEGVATKRKTVFDRGVLRTFLYDTYTANIDGRESTGNARRAGSSNTYPDATNIIVLPGSSSLESIIRDLRKGLVVYGTIGEWLSNPVNGFLNATITHGLLIENGEVKQAVKGVVLSGDIYRLLKENLIALSREYEVVSNYMVPAIAIDNVTVAGEGGG
- a CDS encoding beta-N-acetylhexosaminidase, with amino-acid sequence MKKVYIVPEPKMIEFDGTWYDFDGFQNFPEFLAKEFGIGKGSWVVEKTEGSGSGVVIEKGVVRIWGDEKIAYATILQLVMQGRGMLPKVKVVEEFRYRFRGFHLDVARGGVPTVNTLKKLLKWLYILKYNYLALYLEDLFPWEKYKDIGVVRGRYSREELREVIEYGKKLGVEVIPSLELLGHMERILVLPPYRKFSEWHNPAEGVLDASDEEARNFAKDLLKEVVEFFPSEYIHIGGDETWALGRGKSLDKTLRFEGPKLYEEHTKMLVSVVKEHGKKPMIWGDMITAAYLRESEKEVWRSILESPIWRETIVVNWDYTPRPVEHFKNSIKIISDKGLRQIIAPGLWNWNRFYPDYPTALENLRNFFAAAKNDPSVEGFLITAWGDDGSECLFQYLDPLILASMEIAEGSGEWEEKWMALTGEAKEVLEIRKDFGKIFSAKEEFWVRWGFWLPKHIVLKTDIMRIAKIYLDKGVIENLRKEIEEVIRKAESINLPRGLEFIKEFYKLVLKVIDNRATASDYIAIAKTYAELWLEERKPNGLETIVGRFWSAAGITELEKMLR